The nucleotide sequence GAACTTGAGAATGCGATCGAGCGGGCAATGGTGGTGGGCAAGCCACCGATCATCCAGCCGAATGATCTGCCGTTTCAACTGGCCGAGGAGGGGGTGGAACCGCCGCAGGGCACGGATTCCCTGGCGGAAATGGAAAAACGCCACATTGCGCAGGTGTTGCGCAAGGCCAACTGGAATATCAGCCGGAGCGCCAAAATGCTGGGGATTGACCGGGTGACTCTGTATAATAAAATCAAACGATATCAGCTCAAAGAGTAACCGGCATGGGACGCATTCATATTGTGCCGCTGCTCGAAATCAAGCCGGATACCCAATCGCGGCTGCTCGGGGCCATCCAGCAGCAGGTGAACTGGCCCGCCGTCTTCCTGCCCCTTGAATTCGATCCCCGGTTTGCCTTCGACCAGATCCGCGGACAATATCATTCCTCACAAATTCTGCTCGGTCTGAACAGCAAGCTCGCCTCTGCGCAAGACAAGATTCTGGCCATAGTCCCTTTCGACCTCTTCATCCCTATACTTACCTTTGTTTTCGGGGAGGCTCAGCTCGAAGGACCGGCTGCCGTGGTCTCCCTTCTACGGCTGCGACCGGAATTCTATGGCCTCCCCCCTGCTCCGGCCCTCGTGGTCGAGCGTCTGGTCAAGGAAAGTATTCACGAATTGGGACACACCTTCGGGCTGCGCCACTGCCAACAGCAAGGGTGTGTTCTCAATGCGTCTACCTATGTCGAAGAGATCGATCTCAAGTCCGACCTTTTTTGTCCCGGCTGCGCCCTCCTCCTGAAGGAGCGTCAAAGCGCGCTCCTCTCTCCTTCCAAAACGGCCTAACGCTTCCAGCGCTCCACTTAAACCGCGCTCTCCATCCGTTTGCGCAGCTCGATGGACTGAGCATAGAACTCTTCAAGCGTCATCTTTTTCAGATAAACCATGCCATGGGCTCCACGCAGTCGCGGATGTTCGTTCTCGTTGAAGTAGCTGCGGCCAAGGCAGAGCTTCATCCACTGGTACTGTTCGACCAGCACCTTGCGTGAGAGCTGGGAGAAGGGGCCGTCGAACTCATAACTCGGGAACGAAGCGGTGCGCTGCGAACCAAAGCAGTCGTTAAAAACCGATTCCAGCACCGACAGCGAATTGAGTGAGACCGGCACCATGGTAGTGGCTTCCGAGGGATGGAAGCGGAACCAGACATTCCGGTAGCCCCAGACCTGAATATGATGTTTGCCGCTCTCTTTCTCGTAGATTTTAAGTGCCTGAGCGATGGTCTGTAAAACCTTATAATGGGTATCGGGACCGCTGCCCTCGGGGTCGAAGGCCAGGGTTACGACACTGGGTTTGACATATTTAAGGAGATTCAGCACCGGGAGGACGTCGCGGTCGACGAGCGGATCTTCCGTAA is from bacterium and encodes:
- a CDS encoding archaemetzincin, which produces MGRIHIVPLLEIKPDTQSRLLGAIQQQVNWPAVFLPLEFDPRFAFDQIRGQYHSSQILLGLNSKLASAQDKILAIVPFDLFIPILTFVFGEAQLEGPAAVVSLLRLRPEFYGLPPAPALVVERLVKESIHELGHTFGLRHCQQQGCVLNASTYVEEIDLKSDLFCPGCALLLKERQSALLSPSKTA